One Ananas comosus cultivar F153 linkage group 1, ASM154086v1, whole genome shotgun sequence DNA window includes the following coding sequences:
- the LOC109722382 gene encoding pumilio homolog 12-like — MEETKIIQDFDEFEMLLSEIPNATSGSPQSVIPIRPNSNSSAKVEPISKGKISSCCGGSAKLNNSLRAPGHVGDTKSYDGSTLSRCKGDRKDSLHDENGKSQLCLERETANLPDDQSLASAFGELTFKDSIAVLPAVSFMQTPHSVNGTNIASGLNSVEMSFPQLNTIANSTYSPYHDLERQSSLRGRNEERQFDQKFLMLDNNETNMRYSESLACNFQDHSQRFPIHPVNSEMRCFEILPGVSNRQFELPASNVQHRLYFPKQQYVYVQQFQNQGSNVQQMHNQMGQGMQGSYWNNPVVNRGSNQLAATLMNSDTCRYNPHNFCGLGESYTIRRGEKINYPPSLTCSARGFSENQSINTVDEKNFPAKILMRSNGANSLRTIRSGSLITSQSQHHVLNNAGVYTNGNTHLPLTMRPNSTQLNGQKLQFLSCVNFESVDEIAGRIYSFAKDQNGCRSLQKVFTEGTPEDVEKVFNEIICRIVDLMTDPFANYLVQKLLEVCTQSQMMRIVQEITKVSGDLVLISCNTHGTRSLQKLIETIKSEEQISMVVSALRPDILSLMMDANGSHVAQCCLQYLLPEYIAFIFDAAITYCFDLAKDRYGCCVLQKCIFHSSGEKRRQLISAVISNALCLSQDQYGNYVVQIILDQEIPWATDAILDQLQGRFGDLSMQKYSSNVVEKCLKLARDIGRAKIIRELMNSYDLPQIMLDQYGNYVIQSALRECKGALHAAFVEVIKPHAAVLRTSPFGRRVLSCPSLKNK, encoded by the exons ATGGAAGAGACCAAAATCATTCAAGACTTCGATGAATTCGAGATGCTCCTCAGTGAGATACCAAATGCTACTTCGGGGAGCCCTCAATCCGTAATACCTATCCGACCCAATTCTAATTCATCAGCAAAAGTGGAACCAATCTCCAAAGGGAAGATTTCTTCGTGCTGCGGTGGTTCTGCTAAGCTCAACAACTCTCTAAGGGCTCCAGGGCATGTGGGTGATACGAAATCATATGATGGCTCGACCTTATCTCGGTGCAAaggtgatcgaaaggattcttTGCATGATGAAAATGGAAAATCTCAATTGTGCCTGGAGCGAGAAACGGCGAACTTGCCAGATGACCAATCTCTGGCATCGGCCTTCGGGGAACTGACCTTTAAAGATAGTATTGCAGTTTTACCTGCTGTTTCGTTTATGCAAACTCCGCATTCAGTTAATGGAACCAACATTGCTTCGGGGCTCAACTCTGTGGAGATGTCTTTTCCTCAATTGAATACGATAGCAAACAGTACTTACTCACCCTATCACGATTTAGAAAGGCAATCTTCGTTAAGGGGCAGAAACGAAGAACGTCAATTCGATCAAAAGTTTCTTATGCTCGATAATAATGAAACCAACATGAGATATTCAGAGAGCTTAGCTTGTAATTTTCAGGACCACTCACAAAGGTTTCCAATCCACCCTGTGAATTCTGAAATGCGTTGCTTTGAGATCCTTCCTGGGGTTTCTAATAGGCAATTTGAGTTACCAGCTTCAAACGTCCAGCACCGACTCTACTTTCCAAAACAACAATATGTTTATGTACAACAATTTCAAAATCAGGGATCTAACGTGCAACAAATGCATAACCAAATGGGGCAAGGAATGCAAGGTTCTTATTGGAATAATCCTGTTGTTAACAGGGGATCTAATCAGTTAGCTGCGACTTTGATGAATAGTGACACTTGTAGATATAATCCTCACAATTTCTGTGGTTTGGGTGAAAGCTACACGATTCGACGTGGTGAAAAGATAAATTATCCACCTTCACTAACCTGTTCTGCTAGAGGATTCTCAGAAAATCAGTCCATCAACACAGTTGATGAGAAGAACTTTCCTGCAAAGATATTAATGAGGTCTAATGGAGCTAACTCACTGAGAACTATTAGATCTGGTTCTCTTATTACTAGTCAATCACAACACCATGTTCTTAACAATGCTGGCGTGTATACTAATGGCAATACCCACCTTCCTCTTACAATGAGACCCAACTCCACTCAACTTAATGGACAGAAGTTGCAGTTCTTGTCTTGTGTTAATTTTGAGTCGGTGGATGAGATTGCGGGAAGGATATATTCCTTTGCAAAGGATCAGAACGGTTGCCGCTCATTGCAGAAAGTTTTCACTGAAGGAACTCCAGAAGATGTTGAGAAGGTCTTTAACGAGATCATATGTCGCATTGTTGACCTTATGACTGATCCGTTTGCGAACTATCTAGTCCAAAAACTACTTGAAGTGTGCACACAGAGTCAAATGATGCGCATAGTTCAAGAAATTACCAAAGTTTCAGGCgatttggttttgatctcatgtAATACGCATGG GACACGTTCTCTACAGAAGTTGATTGAAACCATCAAAAGTGAAGAGCAAATTTCCATGGTTGTATCAGCTCTGAGGCCTGATATTCTTTCCTTGATGATGGATGCCAATGGTAGTCATGTTGCACAATGCTGCTTGCAATATCTGTTGCCGGAATATATAGCG TTCATCTTTGATGCTGCCATTACTTACTGCTTCGATTTAGCGAAAGACCGTTATGGATGTTGTGTGCTTCAAAAATGCATCTTTCACTCGAGTGGCGAAAAGAGACGCCAGTTGATATCTGCTGTCATATCTAATGCTCTTTGTCTTTCTCAAGATCAATATGG GAACTATGTGGTACAAATCATTCTTGATCAAGAGATTCCATGGGCGACAGATGCGATCTTGGATCAACTGCAAGGTCGGTTTGGGGATTTATCGATGCAGAAATATAGCAGCAATGTCGTAGAGAAATGTCTGAAACTTGCAAGGGATATCGGGCGTGCGAAGATCATTAGGGAACTAATGAATAGTTACGACCTGCCCCAAATTATGCTAGACCAATATGGGAACTATGTCATTCAATCAGCACTGAGAGAATGCAAG GGCGCACTTCATGCTGCGTTTGTCGAGGTCATCAAGCCGCATGCTGCTGTACTCCGAACTAGTCCTTTTGGCAGAAGAGTTCTTTCGTGCCCTTCCCTAAAGAATAAATAG
- the LOC109711371 gene encoding LOW QUALITY PROTEIN: myosin-12-like (The sequence of the model RefSeq protein was modified relative to this genomic sequence to represent the inferred CDS: inserted 2 bases in 1 codon), with product MGTPVNIIVGSHVWAEDPELAWIDGEVTEIKGGNATIIAANGKTIVASLGSIYPKDTEAPPAGVDDMTKLAYLHEPGVLQNLSCRYSLNEIYTYTGNILIAVNPFRRLPHLYDVHMMEQYKGATFGELSPHLFAVADACYRAMINDHGSQSILVSGESGAGKTETTKMLMRYLAFMGGRSGIEGRTVEQQVLESNPVLEAFGNAKTVKNNNSSRFGKFVEIQFDKYGKISGAAVRTYLLERSRVCQVSDPERNYHCFYMLCAAPPEDVKKFKVADPRRFHYLNQTNCYEVANVDDAREYIETRKAMDIVGISQEEQDAIFRVVAAILHLGNIGFAKGSEIDSSKLKDEKAVSHLKTAAELLMCNEKALEDSLCKRVIVTPDGNITKPLDPESAALNRDALAKTVYSRLFDWIVDKINNSIGQDPTATNIIGVLDIYGFETFKINSFEQLCINLTNEKLQQHFNQHVFKMEQEEYTREEIDWSYVEFVDNQDVLDLIEKKPGGIIALLDEACMFPKSTHETFTQKMYQTYKGHKRFSKPKLARTAFTINHYAGDVTYQADQFLDKNKDYVVAEHQALLNASKCPFVANLFPPLPEETSKQSKFSSIGTRFKQQLQALMETLSTTEPHYIRCVKPNAVLKPGIFENFNVLNQLRCGGVLEAIRISCAGYPTKRTFDEFIDRFGMLAPDLIDSSDEKAACAAICDRMGLKGYQIGKTKVFLRAGQMAELDARRTEVLANAARRIQRQIRTHLARKEFITLRKASIQLQKFWRARLARKLYEGLRREDASIRIQKYARSHAARKAYTQLKAAAIVIQTGLRAMAARNEYRHRRRTKAAIIIQTQWRLHKAYLAYKQQKKATLALQCLWRARLARKELRKLRMAARETGALKEAKDKLEKRVEELTWRLEFEKHLRIDLEEAKGQEIAKLQTALQEMQEKLNEANAAIIREKEAAKIAIEQAPPVIKEVPVVDNTKLDLLTNHNKELEDELGVFKSKAEEFEKRYSEVQKVAEALLKDTQEYQSKISQLQEMIESLETNLSNLESENQVLRQQALVTSTNEDQSEQIKSLESKIATLESENRELRSRPAVAAQPLVIPELNQPHIVKSLENGHQEEKGPKVIKESVVVPVASALSKQKSLTDRQQENHDALIKCLMEDKRFDKKRPAAACIVYKSLLQWHSFEAEKTNIFDRIIHTIRSSFENQENVGELAYWLSTTSTILLLLQNNLKANTASSTGSNRSRTTLTLFSRMARNSRPSSSGMEISSGYSGIVGKSDSQSRIVAKYPALLFKQHLTACVEKIYGMIRDSLKKEISPFLTMCIQAPRSARARSVRGSSKSIHSNIVAKQASSMHWQSIVKSLDRTFEILHDNYVPSIIIKKTFSQVFAYINLQLFNSLLLRRECCSFSNGEFVKAGLHELEQWCHKAMEECAETLWDELQHIXEAMGFLVLHQKSHKFLEEITNELCPILSIPQIYRIGTMFWDDKYGAQGLSKDVIGKMRAMTTDDSINMPNNSFLLDDDSSIPFSLDDLSRSVADVSLSDVEPPPLLRQNSEFHFLWQPQQHHTD from the exons ATG GGAACGCCGGTGAACATCATTGTGGGATCGCATGTGTGGGCGGAGGATCCCGAGCTGGCTTGGATCGACGGAGAGGTCACCGAGATCAAGGGCGGCAACGCAACCATCATCGCCGCTAACGGCAAAACA ATAGTGGCTAGTCTGGGCAGCATTTATCCAAAAGACACAGAAGCCCCACCAGCAGGAGTAGATGACATGACCAAGTTGGCTTACCTCCATGAACCGGGAGTTTTACAGAATCTTTCTTGCCGCTACTCTCTGAACGAAATATAT ACGTACACAGGAAATATCCTGATAGCAGTGAACCCGTTCCGAAGGCTTCCCCATCTATATGATGTCCACATGATGGAGCAATACAAGGGTGCGACCTTTGGAGAGCTGAGTCCCCATCTTTTTGCCGTGGCAGATGCTTGTTACAG GGCAATGATAAATGATCACGGAAGCCAATCTATATTGGTAAGTGGGGAGAGTGGGGCTGGTAAAACAGAAACAACAAAAATGCTCATGCGATATCTTGCGTTCATGGGTGGGAGATCTGGAATTGAAGGAAGAACAGTCGAGCAACAAGTCTTggag TCTAATCCTGTACTGGAAGCATTCGGAAATGCTAAAACAGTGAAGAACAACAATTCAAG tCGTTTCGGTAAATTTGTTGAAATCCAATTCGACAAATATGGAAAGATCTCTGGAGCTGCAGTTCGCACATACCTCCTCGAACGCTCACGAGTCTGCCAGGTGTCTGACCCTGAAAGGAACTACCATTGCTTTTATATGCTCTGTGCTGCACCACCAGAG GATGTAAAGAAATTTAAGGTGGCAGATCCAAGAAGATTTCACtatttgaaccaaacaaattgttATGAAGTAGCTAATGTGGATGATGCAAGAGAGTACATAGAGACTAGAAAGGCCATGGATATTGTTGGTATTAGTCAAGAAGAGCAG GATGCAATTTTCCGTGTGGTAGCTGCAATCCTTCACTTGGGTAACATTGGTTTCGCCAAAGGAAGTGAAATTGACTCCTCTAAGTTGAAAGACGAGAAGGCGGTCTCTCATCTAAAAACTGCTGCAGAACTTCTAAT GTGCAATGAGAAGGCCCTTGAAGACTCACTATGTAAGCGCGTAATTGTCACGCCTGATGGTAACATAACAAAGCCTCTCGATCCTGAGTCTGCTGCACTGAACCGTGATGCCCTAGCAAAGACAGTATATTCGAGGTTGTTTGACTG GATAGTAGACAAAATCAACAATTCAATAGGTCAGGATCCTACTGCAACAAATATAATTGGAGTACTTGATATCTATGGCTTCGAGACCTTCAAGATCAATAG TTTTGAGCAACTATGTATCAACTTGACGAATGAGAAGCTGCAGCAGCATTTCAATCAA CATGTCTTTAAAATGGAGCAAGAAGAATACACAAGGGAAGAAATCGACTGGAGTTATGTAGAGTTTGTAGATAACCAAGATGTCTTAGATCTTATTGAAAAG AAACCTGGAGGAATAATTGCACTTCTGGATGAAGCATG TATGTTTCCAAAGTCAACTCATGAAACATTTACACAGAAGATGTACCAAACGTACAAGGGACACAAGCGCTTCAGCAAACCAAAACTTGCTCGCACTGCTTTCACAATCAACCACTATGCAGGAGAT GTCACATATCAAGCTGATCAGTTCCTCGATAAAAACAAAGATTATGTGGTGGCTGAACATCAAGCCCTTCTAAATGCCTCAAAGTGTCCTTTTGTTGCAAATCTCTTTCCACCGCTGCCTGAAGAAACTTCTAAACAGTCCAAGTTCTCTTCAATTGGTACTCGCTTTAAG CAACAATTACAAGCTCTAATGGAGACATTGAGTACTACAGAGCCTCATTATATCAGATGTGTGAAGCCTAACGCTGTATTAAAACCAGGCATCTTTGAAAATTTCAACGTATTGAACCAATTGAGATGTGGG GGTGTGCTTGAAGCAATCAGGATCAGTTGTGCCGGATATCCAACGAAAAGGACATTTGATGAGTTCATTGATCGTTTTGGAATGCTTGCACCAGATCTCATAGATAG CTCTGACGAGAAGGCAGCATGTGCGGCCATATGTGATAGAATGGGCTTGAAAGGATACCAG ATAGGAAAAACAAAGGTATTCCTGAGAGCTGGTCAGATGGCAGAGTTAGATGCTCGAAGAACAGAAGTCTTGGCTAATGCTGCGAGACGGATACAGAGGCAGATAAGAACACATCTTGCCCGCAAGGAATTCATCACCTTACGCAAAGCCTCAATTCAACTACAGAAATTCTGGagag CTCGGCTTGCTCGGAAACTATATGAGGGCCTGAGAAGAGAAGATGCTTCGATTCGTATACAAAAATATGCACGATCTCATGCTGCGAGAAAAGCTTATACACAATTGAAGGCGGCGGCGATTGTTATACAAACAGGATTACGTGCAATGGCGGCACGCAATGAGTATAGACACAGAAGAAGAACCAAGGCTGCTATAATCATCCAG ACTCAATGGCGTCTACATAAAGCTTATTTGGCCTATAAGCAACAAAAGAAGGCTACTTTGGCACTTCAATGTCTCTGGAGAGCACGCCTCGCAAGAAAGGAACTTCGAAAACTCAGAATG GCTGCAAGGGAGACCGGTGCGCtcaaagaagcaaaagataagTTGGAGAAGCGAGTTGAGGAGCTCACGTGGAGATtggagtttgagaagcacctgAGG ATTGACCTTGAAGAAGCTAAGGGTCAGGAAATAGCAAAGCTGCAAACGGCATTACAAGAAATGCAGGAGAAGCTAAACGAAGCCAATGCAGCAATAATCAGGGAAAAGGAAGCTGCAAAGATTGCAATTGAACAAGCACCCCCTGTAATTAAGGAGGTGCCTGTCGTGGACAACACAAAATTGGACTTGCTGACAAATCATAATAAAGAGCTTGAG GATGAACTGGGTGTCTTCAAAAGCAAGGCTGAGGAATTCGAGAAGAGATACTCTGAGGTGCAAAAGGTGGCCGAAGCATTACTCAAAGACACACAAGAATACCAGTCAAAAATAAGTCAACTACAGGAAATGATAGAAAG TCTTGAAACAAACTTATCAAACCTTGAGTCAGAGAATCAAGTTCTGCGGCAGCAGGCCTTGGTGACATCAACAAATGAGGATCAGTCAGAACAGATCAAAAG TCTTGAGAGCAAAATTGCCACACTGGAATCAGAAAATCGGGAGCTGCGAAGTCGTCCTGCAGTAGCTGCTCAGCCATTAGTTATTCCCGAACTTAATCAACCGCATATTGTAAAG AGCCTTGAGAATGGACATCAAGAGGAGAAAGGTCCTAAAGTAATCAAA GAGTCTGTGGTGGTCCCTGTTGCATCTGCTTTGAGCAAACAAAAGTCGCTAACAGATAGACAGCAA GAAAATCATGATGCACTTATCAAATGTCTCATGGAGGACAAGAGGTTCGACAAGAAGAGACCGGCTGCAGCATGTATTGTTTACAAATCGTTGCTACAATGGCACTCATTCGAAGCAGAGAAGACAAATATATTTGATCGTATTATCCATACTATTAGGTCCTCATTTGAG AACCAAGAAAATGTTGGGGAACTTGCTTACTGGCTTTCAACGACATCAACTATCTTACTTCTATTACAAAATAATCTAAAGGCAAACACTGCATCAAGTACAGGTTCAAACCGAAGTCGAACAACACTCACTTTGTTCAGCAGAATGGCACGG AATAGCCGACCATCATCATCAGGAATGGAGATTTCCAGTGGTTACAGCGGAATAGTTGGTAAATCAGACTCTCAATCGAGAATAGTGGCGAAATACCCTGCTCTCCTATTCAAGCAACACCTAACTGCATGTGTTGAGAAGATTTACGGCATGATCCGAGATAGTCTGAAGAAGGAGATTAGTCCATTCTTAACTATGTGCATACAA gcaccAAGATCTGCAAGAGCGAGATCAGTTCGGGGATCGTCTAAGAGCATTCACTCCAACATAGTAGCAAAGCAAGCATCAAGCATGCATTGGCAAAGCATAGTCAAGAGCTTGGATCGAACTTTCGAGATATTGCATGATAATTAC GTACCTTCAATTATTATAAAGAAAACCTTCAGCCAAGTGTTTGCATATATAAATTTGCAACTCTTCAACAG TTTACTACTCCGACGAGAATGCTGCTCCTTCAGCAACGGGGAATTCGTCAAGGCCGGTTTGCATGAATTAGAGCAGTGGTGCCATAAAGCAATGGAAGAG TGTGCCGAAACCTTATGGGATGAGCTCCAACATAT AGAAGCAATGGGATTTCTG GTTTTGCATCAAAAATCCCACAAATTCCTGGAGGAGATCACCAACGAACTCTGCCCG ATTTTGAGCATTCCTCAAATTTATCGGATCGGAACGATGTTCTGGGACGACAAATACGGCGCACAGGGGTTATCAAAAGAT GTAATTGGGAAGATGAGAGCTATGACAACTGATGACTCGATCAACATGCCGAATAATTCATTTTTACTGGATGATGATTCAAG CATACCTTTCTCACTGGACGATTTATCTCGATCGGTGGCTGACGTCAGCCTGTCCGACGTggagccgccgccgctcctccggCAGAACTCCGAGTTCCATTTCCTCTGGCAACCACAACAACATCACACTGattga
- the LOC109708888 gene encoding photosystem II D1 precursor processing protein PSB27-H2, chloroplastic isoform X1 — protein sequence MRDICEFIQVILVCRRHCGNLRISRLHQKRMVSSFSLLNKYYCGFPKEIKTQRKLDLPNRKVQLKCQLIVASHESLLSRRVSLVSISTVIGFGLNALPPIKAEENDRKDKTEEGDGGVLGAMKSIFDPNEKTKSGKVLPKGYLKAAREVVRTLRESLEEDTKDVAKFRRNADAAKESIREYLSGWRGQQTVVAEESYAALERAIRSLANFYAKAGPFASLSDEVKTRILNDLNTAEAFL from the exons ATGCGGGATATTTGTGAATTTATCCAAGTGATTCTGGTATGCAGGAGGCACTGTGGAAATCTCCGAATCAGTCGATTACATCAGAAAAGAATGGTCTCTTCTTTCTCCTTACTGAATAAATACTACTGTGGTTTCCCTAAAGAGATTAAGACCCAGCGCAAACTCGACCTGCCGA ACAGAAAAGTTCAGCTGAAGTGTCAACTTATCGTAGCTTCTCATGAGAGTTTACTGAGCAGAAGGGTCTCCCTAGTTTCCATTTCGACCGTAATTGGTTTCGGTCTTAATGCATTACCGCCTATTAAGGCAGAAGAGAATGATCGAAAAGATAAAACTGAAGAGGGTGATGGAGGTGTTTTGGGGGCGATGAAATCGATATTCGACCCCAATGAGAAAACAAAGTCGGGAAAAGTACTGCCAAAGGGCTATCTAAAGGCCGCGAGGGAAGTGGTGAGGACGCTCCGAGAATCGCTGGAGGAGGATACAAAGGATGTTGCCAAGTTCAGGAGAAATGCCGATGCTGCGAAAGAGTCGATCAGAGAGTATCTGAGTGGTTGGAGGGGGCAGCAAACAGTTGTAGCGGAG GAATCATATGCTGCACTGGAGAGAGCAATACGATCACTAGCCAATTTCTATGCAAAAGCAGGTCCCTTCGCTTCACTCTCTGATGAGGTTAAAACGCGCATTCTAAACGACCTGAACACTGCAGAGGCATTTCTTTAG
- the LOC109708888 gene encoding photosystem II D1 precursor processing protein PSB27-H2, chloroplastic isoform X2, which produces MVSSFSLLNKYYCGFPKEIKTQRKLDLPNRKVQLKCQLIVASHESLLSRRVSLVSISTVIGFGLNALPPIKAEENDRKDKTEEGDGGVLGAMKSIFDPNEKTKSGKVLPKGYLKAAREVVRTLRESLEEDTKDVAKFRRNADAAKESIREYLSGWRGQQTVVAEESYAALERAIRSLANFYAKAGPFASLSDEVKTRILNDLNTAEAFL; this is translated from the exons ATGGTCTCTTCTTTCTCCTTACTGAATAAATACTACTGTGGTTTCCCTAAAGAGATTAAGACCCAGCGCAAACTCGACCTGCCGA ACAGAAAAGTTCAGCTGAAGTGTCAACTTATCGTAGCTTCTCATGAGAGTTTACTGAGCAGAAGGGTCTCCCTAGTTTCCATTTCGACCGTAATTGGTTTCGGTCTTAATGCATTACCGCCTATTAAGGCAGAAGAGAATGATCGAAAAGATAAAACTGAAGAGGGTGATGGAGGTGTTTTGGGGGCGATGAAATCGATATTCGACCCCAATGAGAAAACAAAGTCGGGAAAAGTACTGCCAAAGGGCTATCTAAAGGCCGCGAGGGAAGTGGTGAGGACGCTCCGAGAATCGCTGGAGGAGGATACAAAGGATGTTGCCAAGTTCAGGAGAAATGCCGATGCTGCGAAAGAGTCGATCAGAGAGTATCTGAGTGGTTGGAGGGGGCAGCAAACAGTTGTAGCGGAG GAATCATATGCTGCACTGGAGAGAGCAATACGATCACTAGCCAATTTCTATGCAAAAGCAGGTCCCTTCGCTTCACTCTCTGATGAGGTTAAAACGCGCATTCTAAACGACCTGAACACTGCAGAGGCATTTCTTTAG